The genomic window atatatataagttgttatttaatttccaattaatgatatataaaaaatgtattatacctTTTGAAGCATAAAATTAGGAATTAGGAAAAAACACGTTGAAAACACCGTTTTTGTGAAGAAATTTTACGATTTCGTACTTGGATCCGGATAAGAATGAGAGGGGAGGGGGCTGAAAGACCGATAACCAACTAAACcctttataaaagttaataattaatttcgaTTCTAAAcgctttatttttaatctttattcatCAGCAAGATGTTacttcactaacaaaaacatttacaatgtattttgcaTTCTGCTTTTGATTTTTCAGTTTTCTACCTTCATCAgcgttttgaacgttgattggttgaatttgaattaccTCTTAataagctgtgaataattctACCCAATAACTGAAAAGTTCGatcataagcaaaaaaatacatagaggcAACAAGGTTCGCAAAAGTTTGAGTAATATACTCAAGCCTACAGTGAGGGTACGTTCAAATAAATGACTTCACATATCTAGATCTTTATAAAACCTATTAAAAATGTCTCCAGATACGAACCCTTGTCCAAATTGGAGCATACGTACCCAGTACAACGTTCTAAGATTTTAGTGAAATATATCACTCTAATGTATGAACAAATACAGAATATTAAGTTCGTCGATTGATATCTGTAATCCCAACTGGGGCATTCCATGTCAAAACAAAGAGGGCATGTCACTTTACCtctcagatttggatgatttttggtacacaaatacaaatttatgtgTCAATTAAGTATGCCAAATTTTAGCTCATAATTCTAAGTAGTTCATGAGACATAAATCTATCCCTTTTTGGGCAAAAATTTTGAGCTTCGCTTTTACAGGGTGTCCAAGATATATtagaactatcttaaaattcaacctgctggataaaaatggaatttggagtgtatttgttaatatgaaaaagttagacatgatattaaacaataaatttattcaacatgtcctccctcagcagccaccgtcttctccatcctgcccctaaaggatttacatgccctgatgacttccgcggaatcgacagcattccactccctcgtaatggagcccttcagggccgtgatgctcttgtggctgaccttgcacacctctctctccaacttcccctaccagtagtaatcacacggattgaggtcgggtgagttggagggccaggtgttgcgaccccagaaagtgatgtcgtgggagttgaagaggttaatGGTCCTCATGgggatgtgtgcgggcgctgagtcttgttggaatatgagcTCCCTCCCAGcagccgtatccttcatccaggggatgacgaactcctccatgacttcgcaataccttatcgcgttaaccctttccctgagattgaagaagaaaggaggcatcacctcaccggtgctgcagacgACActcagggtcatcacggaggcacGTAACTTtttggtgaagaccgcagggacctcttctctctccttggcaagccacctgtcattttggacgttgtagcttctgtcgacagtccagttcttcggagaagaagatgattcttccacCATGGCTCTTccggtcattgaggagacgcttaccgttggtgagcctggtggccttgatggatgccgtgaggatgtgttgtttgtcaattcggtatgacctgtacccgaggtcctcatttacagccttggagaccagctgatTGCttactccacggttcttggccaacctggacaaggaagtctcTGGCGAAGCCTtcatggacttccggaggcctttaaggaagcggggagtgcggattcggtcacatctcatgttgtgggccttgcggcagaccttcctcTCAAACTCCCAGGTATTggagacccggtacaccgtagtcttggggtagttaagaagcttgtagatagcagagggcttgtgccccacgcgagccaattcgaagatggcgtctctccttgcttgttccatgatgactattgtttgttgtcaaaacaattgtggaggaagttatagtgtattgttcacgcaaccttttatattagtatgatttaaccccgaatatccacattatggatctggatgaagttgaaagtagttccaatttatcgcgGACACCCTGTATGTCTTATTGCAGGACGTTACtgtttcttgaatatttttttatccaaaagagattacctcttgaaatttggtactaGACTACTTTATAGTATAAGAATTCCAAAAAAGCAGTAAAagatagaatatttaaatgttggatgacctcaattttgatttttttaaaaaagagatgAAATATACCGGCAAGTACTTgatcaagaattaaaaaaatccttacgaCAATGAAACTTTGACAATGTGCTCTATATATTTAGGGGTATCATTGTGCTAAAaatctgttgttgtttttttgttttagctcTCAGGGTGGGACCTCGAAGTTATGTTACTTTTCTAAggaaatttggttaattttatgtGCGTGTTTATATCTTAAGCTTATTTTATGACTTTAATAGACTTGCAAAAGAAAACTGAGCTTcagtaattcataatattgattagaagtttacaaattaaaagataatatcaCTAGGTTAttgtttattctattaaattttataaagcttggtatgattaaaaaatagtttgttcttcattttttgagattagaaagTGTCGTACTGTTGCTCTTGTTGGTGCTTTTATCACACATATAACATGGGTATTGGGAACCCAATGCACATCATTTCTAGGAGGCCAATGATAGGAGGGAGATGGAAAAGTAAGAATGGAGAAACTTGATTTTTACGTCTTTGATTTCGTAGTTGTCATCGGTAACCAAACCAACCCAAATTATATTGTCATAAATGCAAACAGcaaattggaatatttttactGCCGCAACTAGAGGGGGATAAGTGAAATCAAGCTCAATACAGTACTCAGATTCTTCTGAAAGTTTCTCGACACCTATTTTGTTGCCAGAAATAGCCTGAAAATAGTGAAAGCTCCTTGTACTTGGAATGGTATTTACATCCTTATACCACTTCTTCATTGTATCTCGCACTTGATCCACATCACTCTTATCCAGATAAACAGACGTGATACCTGTTATCTCATCTCTGCAGAAGTTGAAGAAACTAATTGGGTCAAGTATTTGATATTGTAAAGGTCGCTGCAGACTAGCTCTGGCTGCTAATCTTTTCATTGTTCCACCAACTCCATCACAAGGTGACTTACCGTGACTTGTGGCAAAGAATGACCAGGCACATCTAACACTAAAGTCTTCAAAATGGTGGCAAAGgctcaaaaaatgtttacagtTCTTATACTGACCTGCACACCTATAAGAATAGCAATGACCATACTGAAgttttttatgtagaaaatactttttaaaatttacattctcTCTCATCATTTCGTCGACCATATTTATATCATGGCGTCGGTCATCAGAAATTATAGACATTAAAACACTTTTGAGTTCTCCTtcttttatgtagtaaattacAATCGGATGTAAAGTACATTGTGACTTGTTCCAATGCATTCCCTGAATTTCGTCCTGTACGAGGAATGTGTAGTTCTCGGTAAAATCACctaaaacatcaatttaaaggttttctttcaaatttctgATGTGACCTGCTTGAGACCGCGCAATATAAGAGTGTACTGTCTATTCATTTAGATGGTcaatcaaaatttcaataaactaTTTTACAGTTTCTATTCTGGTAACTAATTCAggttcaaagtttgaaatttatattgatcTCCTCCTTTTCATCATCACCAATCcgttttgtttctaaaaaattttggCAATGAATCGACACTTAGTTAGTTTTGACATCTATGCATCATACATTTGCGAGACTCCCTACTGGAAACTATCATTTCTGTAAGATCAAAACAGTCTGCTCTATCTTTGCAGCATTAGCTAACAAATTCGCGTTTTGATGGTACGTACACACACAAACAGAATACGAACCAGATGAACCAACCAAGATGCACCATTTTGGACGGAGATTATAACATTTGGAGAAACCAATAGAGATATGATAGTGCTTAGTACAGAATTCAGCATCAAATTCCTTCAAATTACAAAGAATTAATCTTTTTTGCTCATATACATTCTTTGAGATACTGACTTTATCCTTTTTACCTCGTATAATCCAACTGTACCCATcggtgaaataattttttttcactagtTTCATTGTTGTTACTGCAAGTTGCTTTCCTTTCTTTTCATTTGGAAATCCCAAAATACTTTATTCTTAGAACAATTGTAGTGACTTACGGACCATATGGTCAGTGACATTTAGGAAAGTCTTTATAATCTTCTCTGCAGACCACGAAAGGGTTAACAGTgtcaataattgaattatctCTCTTCGATTTGTTGTATTCTGTTTTTCTATGATTAAACcaataaatacatcaaaatttatAGCTTTTTCTTTCAACTAGAAGTTATTATCACAGGTTTcttaattaatagtaatatcCTCTGTACTAGGAGCACTTCAGATAATGAGTTTGCAAGTTGTTCTTCTTTTTCAGTGTGCTTATTTTTCACCTGTTCTAATTTTCATCTTCCCTTTGTTGACCCGGAAATGCTGTGGTACCTGATGAAGCTTTAGAGGATAGAGTTCAAATTCTTTCAGTGTTGCATTCAATTGTTCCTTCTGAACAGCCTTATGagtaaaatcaaaatatctttGTCCATTTTGATCACTATCCATTAATGTTTCTGGATCatgtaaaatgtattatatatacaagCTCCGGCAGTTTGGACATAATTTTGACCAGGGATAGTAACAATCTTAAATTGCTGCAGTCTTTCTGACAGATCCAGTGAAATCTCTCTCAAACATTCTctcacttttcttttctttttcctattgttatgtttttcaaaaggGTCACAACAACTTGTCTGCTTACCACAAATCTCTTTAAGAATACGTGCTCCTGATGGAGGTACacatttgtaatacattttagatTACTTCTTATTTGTAAAATCTCAAGGgtttcttcattaaatatatctacGCTTTTGAGATCacattttttcacataaatttcTGTATGACAATTATCCTTTGAAGCCATCCCAATAAAGCAAATATCCAGATCAATCTCTTTACATATGCAACCAGATGATAaacaaatgatgaaaaaaagaaacatgcaaattacaccattttttaattaaattaaataactaaaagctatacaaatattcattttaaaaggaCTTCATAtccaaagaagaataaaaatcatgAGCTTCATTATTTGTATCTCGATATTTAATTCTCACTGAGGTATTTAAATGTCCATCAGTACTCAACACGTACATAAAATTCACAGAAATACTTAAGAAAAGTAACCTAACTTTGAGATCCCACCCTGAcagctatgataaaaaaaaagagctgaTTTTTAGCGCAGTGATATCTCTATATATGTTAAACACATTGGCTAAGTTTCATTATCCTAAGACTtgggccatttttttttaatattatgaatcaaGTACTtgccgtatatatatatatttatttttttaaatcaaaattgaggtgatcagatatcaaaatattctatttttgacTTCTTTTATAGAATCCTCTATGTTTCATGAAATACTAAGAATTATTACCTAAAATTTGGCTCACTTAATTAACTAATGAATTTGAGTTTGTAGGCCAGAAATCATTCAAATCTGAGAGGGTcggatgacatttttttatttttttagttgatttgacatggaatgcccCAAGTGTGGAAAGTATATTCAAATCTGATCATGGTTTAAAAAGTTGAACAATCAGATTCTTCCATTTAACCGACGTTAAAAATAACATACCACCTCATCGAGTTGCAGTTCATTTTTGCCCACTGAAAATTGTAATCTACCACTGCCTTGATTTGCCAAACTGTCGAACTTGTCACCTCTATGTGTTTCTTTCTCTATGAGTAcgatagttgggaagaattggttaactaccaactgattatgGGTCTTTTTATGTTTCTTAAGAAGGAAGGACTGTGATATACAACATTTTGGATCAAGTTTTTGGGgaaataaaatatgcttaataATCGGCTACTTAGGTCAATAATCCATTAATCTAAGTGTCCAAAATCggtaatattaatatacttttcaatatataagTATAGTCTTAAGATACTAAGTATAAAGGGAACAATAGAAAAAACGAACTGTtattaaaggaaattatatacttttcaataaaatacaaatcctaTTTCCTGTCTGAAAATGTaaacacaatgaaaaaaaagaacctttTGCCCTTAtcctgaataaatattgatattttcttattttaaaagtagaaacTAACATAAAACTCCATATAATTTTCCTAAATTTCCCcgtaattataatcattatttattagaaattcaatGACATTGTTgatgtattttacatttaattctaagaaaaaaaaaaaaattccttgaatGTAAAAAGGTTATAACTTTCCACTTAGGACAGTAACTGCTTTTaagataaacattataataaaagtaatacttAAGGTCTCATGATTAGTTCTTCATAAAAACATCATGGGTTCCccataaatgaaattgatttgTACATTTACTACCATttcatctacatatttataaatttgtaaggatatttgataatttttttataaatgaatctCCTTGTACTATCTATGTAGGCAAGTTTCAAGGCTTAATAGGATGAAATGGCTTTTTCTTTCAACACgttggatttaaaataattatacatttgttttgaaaatgcaggggtataatatattaattacatcaTGACTCGTTGGAATTAtcatgtataatttaagaaaataaagagaaacAACACTTGTCATCCtctaattattatgaattgacACATAGGGATGTCTTCCAAAAGTTTATGTTGCGGAAGTAGTAAAGTTTAATATTGGATAATGTAGTAAATCTTCCGATTTCaaggttttgtttttgttttgtttttatctcaaaaattcatttttaatttcggataacatatgatgtcatgagtgtttgataatttataatgtaacaAAGGCTGCTCAATACCCCTTAAGACTAGGGGTCTTACTGGCAGAAGGGTAAATTTGggaattcaaaaatacaatattgtaaACAGAGGTATATCCAAGGAGAGGCACTCCAAATTTCTGTGGGGGTCGACTAGCTTgagattacattatttttttattcttttaataattttttgatgactttttattataaaaacccaaaatttgaaattatttcaaaatcacttttataagaaaatataatttatttgaaacccCTCTATAATCACAGATCTGGCGAAATATAAACGATTGTTCAGCAGAAGAATTTAGAATGTCGCAACAATTTTGCAGTTTTagtataatgaaatataaattatatttatattgttatttcagcTAGGTGgatcattattatgagggtatACGGCCCCTAGTACCCCTGGAGTTACATTACTTCTAAGATATTGCAAATTTTGGGGATGTAGTTTAaacctcaaaataatttttccatcattttaatttattaaaacgtTTTCTGGAGGCTAAAATATGACAGTTGCCAAACCTTGACATACTCAATTGATACTACTGATAAATGGTTTTAAAGATGGGGAAAGGGCGATAAAGTCTCCCTAAAATAGTAATGACGATGCTATTTCTTAAGAGGACGCAGATGCAGgaatcattcataaaaaagatcaagAATCGTATCTAAACTTTTAATTCTAACCAATACCATTAGCATAATTAATGTCACCTACTCTGATGGCTTTGATTTGTTTCAATACactaagataataaatattatattaatcccTCACTGATGCCAAATTTTTGAGAGAACAACTGTCCTCGTAATTACTATTACTCTAATTTATATTAACGAATATTTCATCCGTCCTCCTGCTTGGAACTACTTAAATTCTCTCAAATATTGATGATGAATTTCTTGTTTCATTTTCAAAGTAGGGGCTcctatgtatgtaatatgtgtttatataacataaaaacgTATGCTTctaggaaataattaaatactttaattcgTTCCAGACCGAATAATAGTCATAATTAAAAAGACACGTTGAAAATGGAAGCCGCATACTAATCGCCTTAAGGATATTAACGCATTAAAGTCacatacttcttttttaaatttatatattttatgtttcccttttaaaaagaaatagttaatattaataaaaggtcTCTAAAATATATAGGACTGAACACATTCTTATAGCTTTTATTCTTAATAAGATCACACGGCCATTAAAATGTATGGTTTggaatgtatttttgatatgaCTACCTAGATAGGAAGTAGATGACATAAATCGATAATCAGATGAATGATTGATCCATGAGTAGAGCTAAggtttaattatgataaatgtatGCGAACATCAACGTACACAACAAGTCATAATTACTAAATGTATTCGAATCTATATATTATGCAGTTATatctaaattcaattattaaacaaaCGGGAATATTTCCCTCTCAACTACTCAAGAACGAATAACATAACCAAAATTAGATTTATGTATTcgagaaaaaattgtttttaaaataaaataatgtatagtgaaaaaatatgctttaatatacaataaatccacattttctaattaaaaaatgagtaaaactttactttctattttaaaaaaatgactagtTACGAATTACATAAAAGGTTCTGTGAgctttaaatcattaaaacttccgttcaattcaaattttgatatatccATGTTAAATAATTGCGTACATTTGTCCATACCGAGGGCCTAAACTTTCTACCACATCCTTTACTCCAACTTACAAGACCAACAACTTCTATTCTCCCATCTGAGGGCCTTGGTCGGGTAACAGGGGATCCAGAGTCTCCACGACAAGTTGATTTGAGCCCGCTTATATCACCTCCTACAAGGAATAACGTATTTGGTATATATTCTTCACGTCCTTTTCGCTTAGAATCTGACATGAACCTAAATaaagatggattttttatttaactatacaTAGTTAGGTATGAAAATGTAACATACCAGCACATTGCAATTTTATTTGGTATAACTGGTAATATAGTTTCCCTTAATGAGGATGGCGCCTCACTTGCTTCACATTTTTCGGTTAAACATCCCCATCCCGAGACTGTAACATAATCTTTAATAACCTCATCCCCAGGATCAGGCAAGCAAATGGGGGATAAATCCAGACGAAATTTAATTGgctaacaatataaatttagcaTTATTACACGTTTCTTTAGTCAGTATAATTTATACCGTTTCAAGGGTAATGATAGCTATGTCATTTTCCAGCTTGAGAAAATCAAAACTTGGATGAATTGTGATCTTCTTTATTCTCATGATAACTTTTCGTGTTCTCCTGTAGGATAGAggaatttcatttattgttgatCCACCAAGGAGGAATAAATCGTTTTGAGCGTCAGGAGAATTCATAATACAATGAGCAGCAGTTATTACATGTCGATCTGTAATGATCCCTGCTCCACAGATGGGAAATGAATCTGCAAATTGGTTTGTTGTTctgtaaataagtaaaaaacgtGCGTATCAGGAAATGCAGATACACCAAATAAACGTACATATTTCTTTGCCACAATGATACCATCCACGGATGCCTCATTGAATCCGTTACAGCTTGCCCTCCAATAACCTGTCTATCCCGTTCATTTCGAATTCCGCATGAGGGAACTATGAGCCGACCAGTATTTGAAGATTTCTTTACTCTAAACTGAAAAATGAGAAGGTTATCTATGGATTCTGAAGAATCGTATCTATTTGAAATGGTCTTACCTTAgctatgtttttaattttcgtttgaGACTTACTACATGGAAGCTCCATACAGCAAACGATATTCATAGAAGAATTACAATACCCAATATTCACACCTTTCAGGAGTCGACAAATCTCTCGATGTGAGCAAAACCCTGAATCTCCATGATGATTTATGCATTCTggcaatataattaattaataataatcaaactaaCGAAGCAAACTTACGGTTTTTTGCTTTGACAGTGGATAATTCAATTAGAATTGTAGTGAAAAAGAGACATTGTATACTCAGTGAAATATAATATCTCATGGTTcgttctgttatttttttctatattataatttataaatatccacGTCAAGTTTCTTGAAATCATATATACAAGTTTTCTCATTTCTCAAAAGTGCtcaactcgaaaaaaaaaaaaatcctagctTCCAATCAGATTGAACATTTAATGGCCTGGATGAAAGGtgatataatgtaattaatttaataaataagaaattaaggagaaatattcaaaatataccttgaaattaatattatttatataaacttttaattctATTAACTGGATATTTcgaataaatgtttaaatttacaCTGTTCATTTAGATAAATCAGGATCtgtaaaatataagataaaaaactaaaataagaTGTGGGCAAACTACAGCCTACGGGCTGTATATGAAccggtaaataattttgtatgaaacatcaaaaattagctattcacaaaaaattatatttttggaaaaaaaaaattgaaatgttattttttggcaaaaaatttcataagtccattacttttttaaagaagttaattcctttgaaaataatcacaaaaatcttttatgttcacagaatattaaattttcttgtaaaaagtaaaaattcttttaattggGGTGGAgttacagcccttccagcccaccccctgcagaattccctgaaattaatataataaatagcaATCCTAATTGAATCATTTAACCTTTCTTTCagaggaaaaaaggaaaaagccCAAGATATagttagtaattatttattcaattcttcCTAATCgtgatactattttttatttgtatatagtcGGGAATTGTTCAAAGATTAATCCTTTAACGTCTAGGTGGAACATTGGgtcttatttcaaaaaatgttaataaatataaaactagcTGTTCTCTAGTTCTGATATTTAACTGAACATATCTTTAGTAGTTGAGCTGTCAATGGTTGCTCTATGATTATGACCTCACTTTTCTTGGTTAGTTGTAATTTGTCCTTGTTAGCGCGTTATTGAATTtcttatcaatattaaattaatctttttttgaggAAGTATAGCATCAAAACCAGGTGagattattacatataaaaaaatatatatagtccaTACGTATACTAGGAGTGGATATCGATGCTTGTCTTTGGATCTAGGAAAGCTCGCATTCGGAAAATTTGTATAGGGAAAGTTAGTACTGGGATTACTCGCATTGGGAAAATTTGTATAGGATAAAGCATTtcccttcttttatttaaaataaataataatttcacttatgtaattactaatttgtttgaaccagagacaaaataagtaatattaacaaatataaggAAGGTTTGATTCCTtccttgaataaatatatgattaaagaaaaataaacaaacccgATAATAATTCGAATGTAGTAAGTACTATTCACTTAATTATCACTTATCATTAGACTttagacatgatggactattcatattggaaaagactcatggtgggatgaataagaataaaatcAGATTAGGCAAGATCAGTGATTTTTTCTTCGTTGTGAGCCAGGATCTATTGGTAAAAGAGGTGGTTGGATGTGGTGAGGTAAATCATTGAGATGATTCGAGGAGGCACTCATAGGTCGGATCCTACAAGAGCACGAGGAAATTAGAGATGTAAAGGAGGAAAAATGTACCTTTGGAGTAACCTAGAATTGAAATGTAGATAGGTGTGAACGATGTTCTTCATCTCTTCATTAATCTTCTTTGTTATTTGAAGAGAAGGAAGTTGGTAGCACTACGTAGTCACTCAAGGGACTTGAATCCCCCCGAGTTATACATCTAGAACTGGGAATTCATACCTCAAATGGATCCCAACCCAAGTTATGAGACCTTAACAAGTGACTTATATACTCCTTCAAcgaatttttgaatgtattttcataatatgatacaatgatatttgaatatgtaacttcatTTGTAGTAATAaacttcagtgatatttatctagcaatattaataataaaagttaatatattaattcattccAATTCAGAATGAGAATCCGGCTCCcactttattaatgtgtataactaatattaatatctatcCCATTGTCTGATCTTGATTTTCGGGATTCAGACATTCTCTTGCCTAACGAAGAATTTCCTGACGACAAGATTGAACCCTGGAAAAAGATATGGGCTCTAATGAAAACTGTATAAGGTTGTCCCGACCTAGGAAAAGTATAAATCACCGTCCCTATTAGAAAGAAGTAgtctctatatatgtatgttgtacCATAATCAGTCTCTCCATTTCTTGAtcagaatgaagaaaaaactgaTGATATGTCCCCAACTGATTAATTAAAGAGTTTCATTCCTGATTACCTTCTGAACAAGATCTGTGAACAATCGAATGTTTATTCAGTCCAGAGAGATGTAAATTAGCCTTTAACGTTGAAACtggattagttttttttttttttggcatgcAACAAAGTCATTACCAGAGCAAGGTATAAGGCTAAATGGCATGGGACACTTTCCAGAAATAGCTCAAAGAAGGGGGTTATGCAAATACTGTGGATGTAAGGGCAAAATTAGTATATCTTGCGTAAAATGTAAAGTTCACTTATACTGtgaaaataaccaaaattgcTTGTCTATGTTCCATACAAAATAAACACCGTTATTTTTGTAGTATTATTACAAAATCGTTTCTTATTATACAAAGATATATTGTGATAGgtcataattaatcatataaataaagaatgagaGTAATAAGCCAAATGTGTGTTTTTggagtttatattaaaattaattataatggatattatttgttcatataacATAGTGCAGTAAGATGATATTTTGAGTCAAATCATATCGCGTACCATATCTAAATGTACcattcattttgtatatgatGAGTCTGAGAGGACTCTGTGctcttatttcattatttctaccataattatatttataatccaaaATGGAGTCAAAATAGTTTCATATGGTCTTCAACaatggaaaaaagtaataaaataaat from Lepeophtheirus salmonis chromosome 1, UVic_Lsal_1.4, whole genome shotgun sequence includes these protein-coding regions:
- the LOC121113974 gene encoding trypsin-1, which gives rise to MRYYISLSIQCLFFTTILIELSTVKAKNQCINHHGDSGFCSHREICRLLKGVNIGYCNSSMNIVCCMELPCSKSQTKIKNIAKFRVKKSSNTGRLIVPSCGIRNERDRQVIGGQAVTDSMRHPWMVSLWQRNITTNQFADSFPICGAGIITDRHVITAAHCIMNSPDAQNDLFLLGGSTINEIPLSYRRTRKVIMRIKKITIHPSFDFLKLENDIAIITLETPIKFRLDLSPICLPDPGDEVIKDYVTVSGWGCLTEKCEASEAPSSLRETILPVIPNKIAMCWFMSDSKRKGREEYIPNTLFLVGGDISGLKSTCRGDSGSPVTRPRPSDGRIEVVGLVSWSKGCGRKFRPSVWTNVRNYLTWIYQNLN